The Muricauda sp. SCSIO 65647 genome includes a region encoding these proteins:
- a CDS encoding AI-2E family transporter, producing the protein MNDKPTSNTIANGILKAVALLAAVYLALLFFYKIRSVLAYLAIAAVVALLGRPIVIFLRRKLKFPNTLAVIATMLFILGIFVGIFALFVPLINEQGRNLSLLDIEALKADVNTLYLQIMDYFGADAANVNEMIEDSDLGKNILEGLDLKFIPDFLNSFVNVLSTLSIGLFSVLFISFFFLKDSKLMQNGLLTFVPDNRESNLVKSIDKINGLLSRYFAGILLQLFILFVIYTITLLIVGIENAIVIAFLCALFNIIPYIGPIIGGVIMITLTMTSNLGMDFSSVILPKAGYVLIGLVIGQLVDNFFSQPFIFSNSVRSHPLEIFLVIIIAGLLFGIVGMIVAVPGYTAIKVILKEFLAENSFVKKFTKNL; encoded by the coding sequence ATGAACGACAAGCCAACCTCGAACACCATCGCGAACGGAATTTTAAAAGCTGTGGCCCTTCTGGCGGCGGTTTATCTGGCCCTCTTGTTCTTCTATAAGATCAGGTCGGTACTGGCCTATCTGGCCATTGCGGCAGTGGTGGCCCTTTTGGGCCGACCTATCGTGATTTTTCTGAGGCGCAAGCTCAAATTTCCGAACACCTTGGCGGTCATAGCTACCATGCTTTTTATCTTGGGAATCTTCGTGGGCATCTTTGCCCTATTTGTGCCCCTTATCAATGAACAGGGCAGAAATCTTTCGTTGTTGGACATTGAGGCCCTAAAGGCCGATGTGAACACGCTATACCTTCAAATCATGGACTATTTCGGTGCCGATGCCGCCAACGTCAATGAAATGATCGAAGATTCTGACTTGGGAAAAAACATACTCGAGGGCCTCGATTTGAAATTTATCCCCGATTTTTTGAATTCGTTCGTAAACGTGCTCAGCACCTTGAGCATTGGCCTTTTTTCAGTTCTCTTCATCTCTTTCTTCTTTTTAAAAGACAGTAAATTGATGCAGAACGGGCTACTGACATTTGTGCCCGACAATCGCGAGAGCAACTTAGTCAAGTCAATCGATAAAATAAACGGACTGCTTTCCCGCTATTTTGCTGGAATTCTGTTGCAGTTGTTCATTCTTTTTGTCATCTACACCATCACTTTATTGATCGTCGGTATTGAAAATGCCATTGTCATTGCCTTTTTGTGTGCCCTTTTCAACATCATTCCGTATATCGGTCCCATTATAGGGGGCGTCATTATGATCACCCTCACCATGACCAGTAATCTGGGGATGGATTTCAGCTCGGTCATCTTGCCAAAAGCGGGCTATGTGCTGATCGGTCTGGTCATCGGACAGTTGGTCGATAATTTCTTTTCACAGCCCTTCATTTTTTCGAACAGCGTACGTTCACATCCGTTGGAAATCTTTTTGGTCATTATCATCGCCGGACTGCTTTTTGGTATCGTCGGAATGATCGTCGCCGTACCCGGATATACGGCCATAAAGGTCATCTTAAAAGAGTTTTTGGCCGAAAACAGCTTCGTGAAAAAGTTTACCAAAAATTTATAG
- a CDS encoding DUF4159 domain-containing protein produces MQKLTHWFGFLTFFVTATCFSQQIGVLKYGGGGDWYSNPTALPNLVMFCNTNIDTDIDPKIEPVEVGSVNIFQFPFLHMTGHGNVFFSNEEAENLRTYLLSGGFLHVDDNYGMEPYFRREIKKVFPDKELEELGLDHPIFDQTFQFPDGLPKIHEHDGKRPQALGIFHEGRLLLLFTFESDLGDGWEDPSVHNDPEEVRTKALQMGANIIEYAFSS; encoded by the coding sequence ATGCAAAAACTTACCCATTGGTTTGGTTTTTTAACCTTTTTTGTGACGGCAACCTGCTTCTCACAACAGATCGGGGTACTAAAGTATGGTGGAGGAGGCGATTGGTACTCCAATCCCACGGCGCTACCCAACCTGGTTATGTTTTGCAATACAAACATCGACACAGACATTGACCCAAAAATAGAACCGGTCGAGGTCGGGAGCGTCAATATCTTTCAATTTCCGTTTTTGCACATGACAGGCCACGGCAATGTCTTTTTCTCGAACGAAGAAGCTGAAAACTTGCGCACCTACCTACTTTCTGGAGGGTTCTTGCACGTTGATGACAATTACGGCATGGAACCCTATTTTAGAAGGGAGATCAAAAAGGTTTTCCCAGATAAGGAATTGGAAGAACTGGGTTTGGACCATCCTATTTTTGATCAGACTTTTCAATTTCCGGACGGATTGCCCAAGATACACGAACATGACGGTAAGCGTCCCCAAGCGCTGGGCATTTTTCATGAAGGCCGCCTGTTGCTTTTGTTTACATTCGAAAGTGATCTAGGGGACGGTTGGGAAGACCCTTCCGTTCACAACGACCCTGAAGAGGTTCGTACCAAGGCCCTACAAATGGGCGCCAATATCATCGAATATGCTTTTTCATCATGA
- a CDS encoding thioredoxin family protein — MSKKIIILAVAAVAFTITTSYSEEKIKSAGEKNVENHGVVVLELFTSQGCSSCPPADALLQRVKKQYPKEVFALSYHVDYWNYIGWEDPFSKSAYTKKQTAYNRKFRNRSNYTPQLVINGREHFVGSNAQKMNNKITQYKKLKTTDRVDLEAVEKVGGKVHFDFSVEGGVHAQQLRAVLVLNERTTQVNRGENRHRKLTNANIVVAEKYLPIDSSSGYIDIPATVFKNEPCTLMLLLENEAMDIVAAAKKPL; from the coding sequence ATGTCTAAAAAAATCATAATTCTGGCTGTTGCGGCCGTGGCGTTCACCATAACAACTTCTTACTCCGAAGAAAAAATCAAGAGTGCAGGCGAGAAAAACGTTGAAAACCATGGGGTGGTCGTTCTCGAACTTTTTACCTCACAAGGTTGCTCGAGCTGCCCACCGGCCGATGCACTATTGCAAAGGGTTAAAAAACAATACCCGAAAGAGGTTTTTGCCCTATCGTACCATGTTGACTATTGGAACTATATCGGTTGGGAAGACCCTTTCAGCAAATCGGCCTATACCAAAAAGCAGACGGCCTACAATCGAAAGTTTCGAAATCGAAGCAATTATACACCCCAATTGGTCATCAATGGCAGAGAACATTTTGTGGGCTCAAATGCCCAAAAAATGAACAATAAGATCACTCAGTATAAAAAACTGAAAACTACCGATCGAGTAGATTTGGAAGCGGTTGAGAAAGTTGGGGGCAAAGTGCATTTTGATTTTTCTGTGGAGGGCGGTGTGCATGCTCAACAACTTAGGGCAGTTTTGGTACTGAACGAGCGTACCACCCAAGTCAATCGAGGCGAGAACAGGCACAGAAAACTTACAAACGCAAACATCGTGGTAGCTGAAAAATATCTTCCGATAGATTCAAGTTCAGGATATATTGATATTCCAGCTACAGTGTTCAAAAACGAGCCTTGTACGTTGATGCTACTACTTGAAAATGAGGCCATGGATATTGTTGCTGCGGCCAAAAAACCTTTATAA
- a CDS encoding 16S rRNA (uracil(1498)-N(3))-methyltransferase yields MQLFYDPSLDNSSKQFDFSPEESRHIIKVLRKREGDIVKITNGKGYLFEAKIVQADQKKCRAQLVFEEKTVQRLHTLHMVVAPTKMNDRYEWFLEKATEIGVNEITPVLCEHSERKIIKPERLQKVLQSAMKQSLQTYLPKLNPLTDFKTFMAQNQNGLKFIAHCAEGEKMELKRRVSADKDVTILIGPEGDFSSAEINLAQKNGYVPISLGRNRLRTETAAIVACTTVAMVNA; encoded by the coding sequence ATGCAACTTTTCTACGATCCAAGTCTCGACAACAGTTCAAAGCAATTCGATTTCTCACCCGAGGAGAGCAGGCACATCATCAAGGTTTTGCGCAAAAGGGAGGGCGACATTGTCAAGATTACCAATGGCAAGGGCTATCTTTTTGAGGCCAAAATCGTGCAGGCCGACCAAAAAAAATGCAGGGCGCAGCTAGTTTTCGAAGAAAAGACCGTTCAACGCCTACATACCTTGCATATGGTAGTCGCCCCCACCAAAATGAACGACCGGTACGAATGGTTTTTGGAAAAAGCCACCGAAATCGGGGTGAACGAGATCACACCCGTGCTATGCGAGCACTCTGAGCGAAAGATTATCAAGCCCGAACGATTGCAGAAAGTATTGCAATCGGCCATGAAACAATCGTTGCAGACCTATCTGCCAAAACTGAATCCCTTGACAGACTTCAAGACCTTTATGGCACAAAACCAGAACGGTCTCAAATTTATCGCCCATTGTGCCGAAGGAGAAAAAATGGAGTTAAAACGTAGAGTGTCGGCCGACAAAGATGTCACCATTCTCATCGGTCCCGAAGGTGATTTTTCAAGTGCGGAAATCAATTTGGCACAAAAAAATGGCTATGTGCCCATATCATTGGGTCGTAACCGCTTGAGAACCGAAACCGCGGCCATCGTGGCCTGCACCACCGTAGCCATGGTAAACGCCTAA
- a CDS encoding TfoX/Sxy family protein — protein MAYSEELAIRISAALKSFPEKFEEKKMFGGIAYLYKGKMTVGIVKDDLMVRIVNDKMDEELKKEHVRPMDFTKRPLKEFVYVSPEGFKNEEALHYWIELGLEHAKGKLND, from the coding sequence ATGGCATACAGCGAAGAACTGGCAATTCGTATCAGCGCAGCCTTAAAAAGCTTCCCCGAAAAATTTGAAGAAAAGAAAATGTTCGGTGGTATTGCCTATCTCTACAAGGGAAAAATGACAGTGGGCATCGTCAAAGATGATCTGATGGTGCGCATTGTAAATGATAAGATGGATGAAGAGCTCAAAAAAGAGCACGTACGCCCCATGGATTTCACCAAACGTCCCTTGAAAGAATTTGTATACGTATCCCCAGAGGGTTTCAAAAATGAGGAAGCACTGCACTATTGGATCGAACTTGGGCTTGAACATGCAAAGGGCAAATTGAACGATTGA